One genomic window of Eggerthella timonensis includes the following:
- a CDS encoding helicase C-terminal domain-containing protein, protein MDKQNTPWQDALQSFISDGTSEAICDRYASLPEIAATADFGDLDHNIVVLDTETTGFSFHHDELTQIAAARMESGEIVEWFITFVNPGKPIPEDVAHLTDIHDSDVADAPSPSDALAKLVEFVGDAKVVAHNAEFDRTFTTRHPSGYPLLNNTWIDSLDLARIALPRLKSHRLLDLVRAFGAPLSTHRADADVEATCAIFRILLAGVATMPPALVCEIAHMATPDEWSTQMVFDQFAQKYDVSRETSELKFSLRTLRRDRLGKLERVAKLDADDIAADPQRSLAFPSNDDIVEAFSEAGLVGALYDDFEPRMEQVAMAEAVRNAFSSSENLLVEAGTGVGKSMAYLVPAALTARANNIAVGVATKTNTLLDQLVYHELPALAKALEASDPERPPLTYAPLKGFSHYPCLRKIGHLVAEGAQTKLFGNKEQTQAPSLAALLSFIEQTEYDDMDSLKIDYRVLPRRIITTTANDCLRRKCPYFGTSCFVHGSRRRAEALDIVVTNHSLLFCDLVADGGLLPPIRYWVVDEAHGAEAEARRAFSLSLSAEDITRLANRVGADEASRNVFVRAERRVVVPGMEEGSSLFYALTGKARAAGKAYADAARDFAAHLKDLLFFDQNRKGKGYEIVELWINADVRSSATFAQVASYGRAMTEAAEKLVRVCQELVGYLEDLEGAAEIQREIASTAMELKEQMNAADIILDKAPETYAYAATLSRKKDRVAEKLEALLINVGEAMNETLFERTHSTVFASATLAVDDKFDAFEGALGLNASEHSTCQTCKLDSSYDFDAHMTVYVASDMPEPNEASYLAALQRLLVDVHRAQSGSMLTLFTNRREMERCFEEVQPQLKEDDLRVVCQKWGVSVKGLRDDFLADEHLSLFALKSFWEGFDAPGATLKGVIIPKLPFAKPTDPLSCERASRDDQAWRRYVLPAAVLETKQAAGRLIRKADDTGVLILTDRRLLTKSYGKAFLNSLPSRTIKVMTSAEIAADLERANNG, encoded by the coding sequence ATGGATAAACAAAACACTCCCTGGCAGGATGCCCTGCAAAGTTTCATAAGCGATGGTACCTCGGAGGCCATCTGCGATCGGTACGCTTCGCTCCCGGAAATCGCCGCAACGGCGGATTTCGGCGATCTTGACCACAATATCGTGGTACTGGACACGGAAACGACGGGTTTCTCGTTCCATCACGACGAATTGACGCAGATCGCCGCGGCACGTATGGAAAGCGGCGAGATCGTTGAATGGTTCATCACGTTCGTGAACCCCGGCAAGCCCATTCCGGAGGATGTCGCGCACCTCACCGACATTCACGACAGCGACGTTGCCGATGCTCCGTCTCCTTCGGATGCTCTGGCGAAACTCGTAGAATTCGTCGGCGATGCGAAGGTGGTTGCGCATAACGCCGAATTCGACCGCACGTTCACCACGCGCCATCCGAGCGGCTATCCCCTGTTGAACAACACGTGGATCGACTCGCTCGATCTCGCGCGCATCGCGCTTCCGCGCTTGAAGTCGCATCGTCTACTCGATCTCGTGCGCGCGTTCGGCGCTCCCTTGTCGACACACCGCGCTGACGCCGACGTTGAGGCAACCTGCGCTATATTCCGCATCCTGCTGGCCGGCGTCGCGACGATGCCCCCGGCGCTCGTGTGCGAGATCGCGCATATGGCGACCCCTGACGAATGGTCGACGCAGATGGTGTTCGATCAGTTCGCGCAGAAGTACGATGTTTCACGTGAAACATCTGAGTTGAAATTTTCGCTACGCACGTTGCGCCGCGATCGTTTGGGCAAACTGGAGCGGGTTGCGAAATTGGATGCCGACGACATTGCAGCAGACCCGCAGCGCTCGCTCGCATTTCCGTCCAATGATGACATCGTTGAAGCTTTTTCCGAAGCGGGGCTCGTGGGCGCGCTGTACGACGACTTCGAGCCGCGCATGGAGCAGGTTGCCATGGCCGAAGCCGTGCGCAACGCGTTTTCAAGCTCGGAAAACCTGTTGGTGGAGGCTGGAACCGGCGTAGGAAAATCCATGGCATACTTGGTGCCCGCCGCTTTGACAGCGCGTGCCAACAACATCGCCGTGGGTGTGGCAACTAAAACCAATACCTTGCTTGACCAGCTGGTTTATCATGAACTACCCGCTTTGGCGAAAGCGCTTGAGGCTTCCGATCCCGAGCGCCCGCCACTGACGTATGCACCGCTTAAAGGGTTCTCGCATTATCCGTGCCTGCGCAAGATCGGGCATCTGGTGGCCGAAGGCGCGCAGACGAAGCTGTTCGGCAACAAGGAGCAAACCCAGGCTCCTTCGCTCGCGGCGTTGCTGTCGTTCATCGAGCAAACCGAATACGATGACATGGACAGCTTGAAGATCGACTACCGCGTGCTGCCGCGGCGCATCATCACGACCACGGCGAACGACTGCTTGCGCAGGAAGTGTCCCTATTTTGGTACTTCGTGCTTCGTTCACGGCTCGCGTCGCCGTGCGGAGGCGCTCGATATCGTGGTGACCAACCATAGCCTGCTGTTCTGCGACCTCGTGGCCGACGGCGGATTGCTTCCGCCGATCCGCTACTGGGTGGTGGACGAGGCCCACGGCGCCGAAGCCGAGGCTCGCCGTGCGTTCTCGCTGTCGCTATCGGCTGAGGATATCACGCGTCTGGCCAACCGCGTGGGGGCCGATGAGGCGTCCCGCAACGTGTTCGTGCGCGCCGAACGCCGCGTGGTGGTTCCCGGCATGGAAGAGGGATCGTCGCTGTTCTACGCGCTCACCGGAAAGGCTCGAGCGGCTGGCAAGGCGTATGCCGACGCGGCGCGCGATTTCGCCGCGCACCTTAAAGACCTCCTGTTCTTCGATCAGAACAGGAAGGGCAAAGGCTACGAGATCGTAGAGCTGTGGATCAATGCCGACGTGCGCTCGAGTGCAACGTTTGCCCAGGTCGCAAGCTATGGACGTGCAATGACCGAAGCAGCCGAGAAGCTGGTGCGAGTGTGTCAGGAGCTCGTGGGCTACCTGGAAGACCTCGAAGGCGCCGCCGAGATCCAGCGCGAGATCGCATCGACGGCGATGGAACTCAAAGAACAGATGAACGCGGCCGACATCATCTTGGACAAGGCTCCGGAAACGTACGCCTACGCCGCGACGTTGAGCCGCAAGAAGGATCGCGTCGCCGAGAAATTGGAAGCGCTGCTGATCAACGTGGGCGAGGCGATGAACGAGACGCTGTTCGAACGCACGCATTCGACGGTGTTCGCATCCGCCACGCTGGCCGTTGACGACAAGTTCGACGCGTTCGAGGGCGCTTTGGGTCTGAACGCGTCGGAGCATTCGACCTGCCAGACATGCAAGTTGGATTCCAGCTATGATTTCGACGCGCACATGACGGTGTACGTGGCCAGCGACATGCCCGAACCGAATGAGGCCTCTTACCTCGCGGCTCTGCAACGGCTGCTGGTTGACGTGCATCGCGCGCAAAGCGGCTCGATGCTGACGCTGTTCACGAACCGTCGCGAGATGGAGCGATGCTTCGAAGAAGTGCAACCCCAGCTCAAAGAGGATGATCTGCGCGTGGTGTGCCAGAAATGGGGCGTGTCGGTGAAGGGCCTGCGCGACGACTTCCTGGCCGATGAGCACCTGTCGCTGTTCGCGCTCAAGAGCTTCTGGGAAGGCTTCGATGCGCCGGGGGCCACGCTCAAGGGCGTCATCATCCCGAAATTGCCCTTCGCTAAGCCGACCGATCCGTTGTCGTGCGAACGCGCATCGCGCGATGACCAGGCGTGGCGACGTTACGTGCTGCCCGCCGCCGTCCTTGAGACGAAGCAGGCTGCCGGCCGTCTCATCAGGAAGGCCGACGATACGGGCGTGCTCATCCTTACCGACCGTCGTCTGCTGACGAAAAGCTACGGCAAGGCGTTCCTCAACTCGCTGCCCAGCAGAACCATTAAAGTGATGACCTCGGCCGAGATCGCCGCCGATCTCGAACGTGCGAACAACGGGTAG
- the rlmN gene encoding 23S rRNA (adenine(2503)-C(2))-methyltransferase RlmN → MDKPIKTYALPELASLMKELGQPAFRAQQLQEWLYQRHATSYDEMTNLPGALRTVLAERFPLTTPLIVDRQVSKDKTRKYLIEFDDGIRVETVAIPSRNGERLTVCFSTQAGCAIGCAFCATGQEGFARNLTPGEIVDQVLIAQDDMGTRVTNVVGMGQGEPFLNYDNTLAALRILNHKKGLEIGARHISVSTCGILPGLKRFAEEPEQFTLAVSLHAARQPIRDLIMPNVARYKLPALKESLQEYVAKTSRRVTLEYIMIEGVNDAPADLKALQKFCSNLMCHVNLIPINAIEGSEFQPSPLETIDLWLSEISRRGTEATLRDSRGSDIAGACGQLKNTFK, encoded by the coding sequence ATGGATAAACCAATCAAAACATACGCGCTCCCCGAACTCGCTTCTCTCATGAAGGAATTGGGGCAGCCCGCCTTCCGCGCTCAACAGCTGCAGGAATGGCTCTACCAACGACATGCAACCAGCTACGACGAGATGACGAACCTCCCTGGCGCGCTGCGGACGGTTCTTGCCGAGCGTTTTCCGCTCACGACGCCTCTCATCGTCGATCGTCAGGTGTCGAAGGATAAAACGCGCAAGTATCTCATCGAATTCGATGATGGAATCCGGGTGGAAACCGTTGCCATCCCTTCGCGCAATGGCGAGCGCTTGACCGTGTGCTTCTCCACGCAAGCGGGATGCGCTATCGGCTGCGCGTTCTGCGCAACCGGCCAAGAGGGATTTGCGCGCAACCTCACGCCAGGAGAAATCGTCGACCAAGTACTCATCGCGCAAGACGACATGGGCACGCGCGTGACCAACGTCGTGGGAATGGGCCAGGGAGAGCCGTTCCTCAACTACGACAACACCTTGGCTGCGCTGCGCATCCTCAACCATAAAAAGGGTTTGGAGATCGGTGCTCGGCATATCAGCGTGTCAACCTGCGGGATTCTGCCTGGTTTGAAGCGCTTTGCCGAAGAACCTGAGCAATTCACCCTCGCCGTGTCTCTTCATGCGGCGCGGCAACCGATCCGCGACCTTATTATGCCGAATGTGGCGCGCTACAAGCTACCGGCATTGAAGGAGTCACTCCAAGAGTATGTCGCGAAGACAAGCCGCCGCGTTACTCTGGAGTACATCATGATCGAAGGCGTGAACGACGCTCCTGCCGACCTCAAGGCGCTGCAAAAATTCTGCTCCAATCTCATGTGCCATGTGAATCTGATTCCTATCAACGCTATAGAGGGATCGGAATTCCAACCGAGTCCGCTGGAAACGATCGATCTGTGGCTTTCCGAGATCTCGAGGCGAGGGACGGAAGCAACGCTCCGCGATTCACGAGGCTCCGATATAGCAGGAGCATGCGGGCAGCTTAAAAACACCTTCAAATAA
- a CDS encoding AAA family ATPase, with amino-acid sequence MIIDHIEVVERETTRPVVEQEVPPTPIKTIKEKAPVKHVVGQTKVMAIINQKGGVGKSTTAINLSAALGELGKQVLLVDLDPQGNSSSGLGIEKSQVHNCVYDVLLNDVAIEDVIIPDVGEGLDLVPATINLAGAEVELVSEMARENRLKDAVGSLRGKYDYVFIDCPPSLGLLTVNALVAADKLLIPIQCEFYALEGVTKLLDSMKRVKTRLNPTLDIFGVLLTMYDGRTTLSRQVVEEVRSYFGKTVFATLIPRTVKLSEAPSFGQPITQYDPSGKGAQSYMNLAKEVVQRG; translated from the coding sequence TTGATCATCGATCACATCGAAGTGGTTGAGCGTGAGACGACGAGACCGGTGGTCGAACAAGAAGTACCTCCCACTCCAATCAAGACGATCAAGGAGAAGGCGCCCGTCAAGCACGTGGTTGGTCAGACGAAGGTTATGGCCATCATCAATCAAAAAGGCGGCGTCGGGAAGTCTACGACTGCGATCAACCTTTCTGCCGCATTGGGCGAGCTGGGCAAGCAGGTGTTGCTCGTCGATCTCGATCCTCAGGGCAATTCTTCAAGTGGACTGGGAATCGAGAAGAGCCAGGTCCATAACTGCGTGTACGACGTATTGTTGAACGACGTGGCGATCGAGGATGTGATCATCCCAGATGTGGGCGAAGGATTAGACCTCGTACCAGCCACGATCAACCTCGCAGGGGCAGAAGTAGAGCTTGTGTCTGAGATGGCCCGTGAGAATCGCTTAAAAGACGCCGTAGGAAGCCTTCGCGGCAAGTACGACTATGTATTTATCGATTGTCCCCCTTCTCTCGGCTTGTTGACGGTTAATGCGCTTGTTGCTGCTGACAAGCTTCTGATCCCCATTCAGTGTGAGTTTTACGCGCTGGAAGGCGTGACAAAACTTCTTGATTCAATGAAACGTGTCAAAACACGCCTGAATCCCACGCTGGATATCTTCGGTGTGCTTCTGACGATGTACGACGGTCGCACGACGCTTTCACGACAGGTCGTGGAAGAAGTGCGCAGCTATTTCGGCAAAACGGTGTTTGCGACGCTCATTCCCCGCACGGTCAAGCTCTCCGAGGCACCGAGCTTCGGTCAGCCTATCACGCAGTACGACCCGTCGGGCAAGGGAGCCCAATCGTATATGAACCTCGCAAAGGAAGTGGTACAACGTGGCTAA
- a CDS encoding ParB/RepB/Spo0J family partition protein, protein MAKANKSGLGRGLNSLLGGAYEEAAPLEATPKRVLVEQEREEVPMSAPARPEPESELQNVSRETIPPMQEESIVDGESQVTIKSVVQRRTDEVPIESVSPNPDQPRTNFKKEALEELAASIEKDGLLQPILVRPVGSNEYQIIAGERRWQACKLVGLKTVPVRIKDADDDQALELALVENIQRSDLNPIEEAYGYRRMMERRNLTQSEVAQAMSKGRSTVANALRLLELPEEAQQLLFEEKISAGHARAILSIPTKEGRQKLTDKLVAEKLTVREAEAIARLFSGKRSDTPTKKEPLPKTYKTVAKALKDVLHTPVKVKSSNGKNKIEIEFQDEEDLERLFEELIAAAS, encoded by the coding sequence GTGGCTAAAGCGAACAAAAGCGGGTTGGGCCGTGGTCTGAACTCGCTTCTTGGCGGCGCATACGAGGAAGCGGCCCCCCTTGAGGCTACTCCGAAGCGCGTGTTGGTGGAGCAAGAGCGCGAAGAAGTGCCGATGTCGGCACCAGCGCGACCTGAGCCCGAATCTGAACTCCAGAATGTTTCACGTGAAACAATTCCCCCAATGCAGGAGGAATCGATCGTCGACGGTGAGAGCCAGGTAACCATCAAGAGCGTCGTGCAACGCCGAACCGACGAGGTTCCTATCGAGTCAGTGAGTCCGAACCCTGATCAGCCGCGTACGAACTTCAAAAAAGAGGCTTTGGAGGAACTTGCAGCGTCTATCGAGAAAGATGGCCTGCTGCAGCCGATTCTGGTGCGCCCGGTCGGGAGTAATGAGTACCAGATCATTGCCGGTGAGCGTCGTTGGCAAGCATGCAAGCTCGTGGGTTTGAAGACCGTCCCGGTGCGCATCAAAGATGCGGACGATGATCAAGCGCTCGAACTCGCCCTCGTTGAGAACATCCAGCGTTCTGACCTTAATCCTATCGAAGAAGCGTATGGGTATCGTCGTATGATGGAGCGACGCAATCTTACGCAGTCCGAAGTGGCCCAAGCGATGTCGAAAGGCCGCTCTACGGTGGCGAACGCGCTCCGTTTGCTCGAACTTCCCGAAGAAGCGCAGCAATTGCTGTTCGAAGAAAAGATTTCTGCGGGACATGCACGCGCGATTCTGTCCATTCCCACGAAGGAAGGGCGCCAGAAGCTCACGGACAAGCTCGTTGCAGAGAAGCTTACCGTGCGCGAAGCGGAAGCGATTGCGCGTTTGTTCTCGGGAAAGCGCAGTGACACCCCCACGAAGAAGGAGCCGTTGCCGAAGACGTACAAAACGGTGGCAAAGGCGCTGAAGGATGTTCTGCATACGCCGGTGAAAGTGAAGTCGTCGAACGGCAAGAACAAAATCGAGATTGAATTCCAAGATGAAGAAGATCTCGAGCGGTTGTTTGAGGAGCTCATCGCCGCCGCATCCTAA
- a CDS encoding D-alanine--D-alanine ligase family protein: MMKEGCMSDCRVALLAGGKSGEREVSLASAEGAREALEEAGYIVTQLDPAEKEDLKRLIDGPFDVAFLCLHGKYGEDGTVQGLLETIGLPYIGSGVWSSALAMDKVKSKVYYERAGIPTPPSVPLQAGDSYDVDEIVAKLGTHCVVKPGTEGSALGVFIVEGAQAIAEAIEKAFAIDSEVLIERYIKGKELTVAVIGHDEVQALPIIEIVPKSDFYDFESKYAPGGSQHLCPAPLPEETTRMVQDLAVRAHRALSCEGVSRSDFILEEDGSCWTLETNTIPGMTGTSLLPDAARAAGISFPELCTRLIGYALA, translated from the coding sequence ATGATGAAAGAAGGATGCATGTCTGATTGCCGGGTGGCATTGCTTGCCGGAGGAAAGAGTGGGGAACGGGAGGTATCGCTTGCATCGGCCGAGGGTGCGCGTGAGGCCCTTGAGGAAGCAGGATACATCGTCACGCAGCTCGATCCTGCTGAAAAGGAGGACCTGAAGCGTCTTATCGACGGTCCTTTCGATGTTGCGTTTCTCTGCTTGCACGGTAAGTACGGCGAAGATGGCACGGTGCAGGGACTTTTGGAGACGATCGGGCTCCCGTATATCGGATCAGGCGTCTGGTCAAGCGCATTGGCGATGGATAAAGTGAAGTCGAAAGTGTATTACGAGCGGGCCGGCATTCCTACTCCGCCGTCCGTGCCGCTGCAAGCGGGCGATTCCTACGATGTAGACGAGATCGTCGCGAAGCTGGGAACGCATTGCGTGGTAAAACCGGGTACGGAAGGAAGCGCGCTTGGCGTATTCATCGTCGAAGGGGCGCAGGCGATCGCTGAGGCGATCGAGAAGGCATTCGCCATCGACTCCGAGGTTCTGATCGAACGCTATATAAAAGGTAAGGAATTGACGGTCGCGGTCATCGGCCACGACGAGGTGCAAGCGCTTCCCATCATCGAGATCGTGCCGAAAAGCGATTTCTACGATTTCGAATCGAAATACGCACCCGGCGGCTCGCAGCACCTGTGCCCCGCGCCGCTTCCTGAGGAAACGACGCGTATGGTGCAGGATCTTGCGGTGCGCGCGCATCGCGCGTTGTCGTGCGAGGGGGTTTCGCGCTCAGACTTCATCTTGGAAGAAGATGGATCGTGCTGGACGCTGGAGACGAACACCATTCCGGGCATGACGGGAACGTCGCTGCTTCCCGATGCGGCACGCGCTGCTGGAATCTCGTTCCCCGAGTTGTGCACGCGCCTTATCGGCTACGCCCTTGCGTAG